One genomic segment of Euwallacea fornicatus isolate EFF26 chromosome 18, ASM4011564v1, whole genome shotgun sequence includes these proteins:
- the LOC136345047 gene encoding zinc finger Y-chromosomal protein 1-like isoform X3, translated as MSSSLTLNEQSIVCRTCLKVLETRGSASFAFIDDENGYVNNVGNVREMLQFCIPELDLYVSSQPVICYQCLKILVQVYNFKIKCLNVENTIKSYIARNNLQEYNHVNLNCVLMDDLKMKSQSIQIENRIKDMMLKELPENSEKIESKPIKSPEPEKEVLGYNLLLTKPAIDIVTEDTQQWENDSKMDIQLDESDIDLKFESLRETESCDSSEDDSSINGDDLEGEISLEGEKPGSIVAVRKDLFEPSQPEMNQHSLLLNSQILNTNGKIIIKIDRKNLEPLTVVPTLSQPLQDTANASVVHENSGSNILSTSDGIENSPQIVAVESVAETEAETNNSYTCNKCNFVTDDVIKMYDHNRSTHNFDYTCQYCPFSTSKVELLGKHMTMVHPQNMIQKKTANFKVTENYACTLCPFSVKTIDLLRSHHLSAHRIPDGATPIVLNAAFGNMVNRVQPKILKRLEYTCDICPYSTKDKSNLRKHLFTHGTKPLKCDHCSYKCVSPYQLRRHQKQKHAKLCDPRF; from the exons ATGAGCAGCTCCCTCACATTGAATGAGCAAAGTATAGTTTGTAGGACTTGTTTGAAAGTATTGGAAACGCGGGGCTCCGCCAGTTTCGCATTTATAGACGACGAGAATGGCTATGTAAACAATGTGGGTAATGTAAGGGAAATGCTGCAGTTTTGTATACCTGAATTG GACCTCTATGTCTCATCTCAACCAGTAATTTGCtatcaatgtttaaaaatccTAGTCCAAGtgtataatttcaaaattaaatgccTAAATGTGGAAAACACTATAAAAAGCTATATAGCAAGGAATAATCTGCAAGAGTACAACCATGTCAATCTCAACTGCGTGCTTATGGACGATCTAAAGATGAAAAGCCAATCAATTCAAATTGAGAATCGAATCAAAGATATGATGCTAAAAGAACTCCCAGAAAATAGTGAGAAAATTGAGTCTAAACCAATTAAAAGCCCTGAACCTGAGAAAGAAGTATTGGgctacaatttattattaacaaaacctGCCATAGATATTGTCACTGAAGATACTCAGCAATGGGAGAATGATAGCAAAATGGATATTCAATTGGATGAGTCAGatatagatttaaaatttgaaagtctcAGGGAAACTGAATCTTGTGACTCGTCAGAAGATGACAGTTCGATTAATGGTGATGATTTAGAGGGAGAAATAAGCTTGGAAGGTGAAAAACCTGGAAGCATTGTGGCAGTACGGAAAGACCTTTTTGAGCCGTCGCAACCAGAAATGAACCAACATAGCTTACTTTTGAACagccaaattttaaatacaaatggcaaaattattataaagatTGATAGGAAAAATTTGGAACCATTAACTGTGGTTCCCACGTTAAGTCAGCCTTTACAAGATACTGCAAATGCAAGTGTTGTGCATGAAAACTCAGGAAGTAACATTCTGAGCACATCTGATGGTATAGAGAATTCACCTCAAATTGTGGCAGTTGAGAGTGTTGCTGAAACAGAGGCTGAAACTAATAATAGTTACACATgtaataaatgcaattttgtcACTGATgatgtaattaaaatgtatgacCACAATAGATCTACCCATAATTTTGATTATACTTGTCAGTATTGCCCATTTAGTACTTCAAAAGTTGAGCTTTTag GGAAACACATGACAATGGTGCATCCACAAAACATGATACAAAAAAAGACTGCAAACTTCAAAGTTACGGAAAACTACGCCTGTACTTTGTGTCCATTTAGCGTTAAAACCATCGATCTTTTAAGGTCGCATCATTTATCTGCCCACAGAATACCTGATGGAG CAACCCCTATAGTACTAAATGCTGCATTTGGTAACATGGTAAATCGGGTGCAACCGAAAATCCTCAAGAGATTAGAGTACACCTGCGATATATGCCCTTATTCCACTAAAGACAAGTCGAATTTGCGGAAGCATCTGTTCACGCATGGGACAAAGCCCTTGAAATGCGATCATTGCTCCTATAAGTGCGTTTCACCTTATCAATTGAGGCGGCATCAGAAGCAGAAACATGCCAAACTATGCGATCCTAGG TTTTAG
- the LOC136345047 gene encoding zinc finger Y-chromosomal protein 1-like isoform X2, translating into MSSSLTLNEQSIVCRTCLKVLETRGSASFAFIDDENGYVNNVGNVREMLQFCIPELDLYVSSQPVICYQCLKILVQVYNFKIKCLNVENTIKSYIARNNLQEYNHVNLNCVLMDDLKMKSQSIQIENRIKDMMLKELPENSEKIESKPIKSPEPEKEVLGYNLLLTKPAIDIVTEDTQQWENDSKMDIQLDESDIDLKFESLRETESCDSSEDDSSINGDDLEGEISLEGEKPGSIVAVRKDLFEPSQPEMNQHSLLLNSQILNTNGKIIIKIDRKNLEPLTVVPTLSQPLQDTANASVVHENSGSNILSTSDGIENSPQIVAVESVAETEAETNNSYTCNKCNFVTDDVIKMYDHNRSTHNFDYTCQYCPFSTSKVELLGKHMTMVHPQNMIQKKTANFKVTENYACTLCPFSVKTIDLLRSHHLSAHRIPDGATPIVLNAAFGNMVNRVQPKILKRLEYTCDICPYSTKDKSNLRKHLFTHGTKPLKCDHCSYKCVSPYQLRRHQKQKHAKLCDPRKVLVTQPALQASGLQKGE; encoded by the exons ATGAGCAGCTCCCTCACATTGAATGAGCAAAGTATAGTTTGTAGGACTTGTTTGAAAGTATTGGAAACGCGGGGCTCCGCCAGTTTCGCATTTATAGACGACGAGAATGGCTATGTAAACAATGTGGGTAATGTAAGGGAAATGCTGCAGTTTTGTATACCTGAATTG GACCTCTATGTCTCATCTCAACCAGTAATTTGCtatcaatgtttaaaaatccTAGTCCAAGtgtataatttcaaaattaaatgccTAAATGTGGAAAACACTATAAAAAGCTATATAGCAAGGAATAATCTGCAAGAGTACAACCATGTCAATCTCAACTGCGTGCTTATGGACGATCTAAAGATGAAAAGCCAATCAATTCAAATTGAGAATCGAATCAAAGATATGATGCTAAAAGAACTCCCAGAAAATAGTGAGAAAATTGAGTCTAAACCAATTAAAAGCCCTGAACCTGAGAAAGAAGTATTGGgctacaatttattattaacaaaacctGCCATAGATATTGTCACTGAAGATACTCAGCAATGGGAGAATGATAGCAAAATGGATATTCAATTGGATGAGTCAGatatagatttaaaatttgaaagtctcAGGGAAACTGAATCTTGTGACTCGTCAGAAGATGACAGTTCGATTAATGGTGATGATTTAGAGGGAGAAATAAGCTTGGAAGGTGAAAAACCTGGAAGCATTGTGGCAGTACGGAAAGACCTTTTTGAGCCGTCGCAACCAGAAATGAACCAACATAGCTTACTTTTGAACagccaaattttaaatacaaatggcaaaattattataaagatTGATAGGAAAAATTTGGAACCATTAACTGTGGTTCCCACGTTAAGTCAGCCTTTACAAGATACTGCAAATGCAAGTGTTGTGCATGAAAACTCAGGAAGTAACATTCTGAGCACATCTGATGGTATAGAGAATTCACCTCAAATTGTGGCAGTTGAGAGTGTTGCTGAAACAGAGGCTGAAACTAATAATAGTTACACATgtaataaatgcaattttgtcACTGATgatgtaattaaaatgtatgacCACAATAGATCTACCCATAATTTTGATTATACTTGTCAGTATTGCCCATTTAGTACTTCAAAAGTTGAGCTTTTag GGAAACACATGACAATGGTGCATCCACAAAACATGATACAAAAAAAGACTGCAAACTTCAAAGTTACGGAAAACTACGCCTGTACTTTGTGTCCATTTAGCGTTAAAACCATCGATCTTTTAAGGTCGCATCATTTATCTGCCCACAGAATACCTGATGGAG CAACCCCTATAGTACTAAATGCTGCATTTGGTAACATGGTAAATCGGGTGCAACCGAAAATCCTCAAGAGATTAGAGTACACCTGCGATATATGCCCTTATTCCACTAAAGACAAGTCGAATTTGCGGAAGCATCTGTTCACGCATGGGACAAAGCCCTTGAAATGCGATCATTGCTCCTATAAGTGCGTTTCACCTTATCAATTGAGGCGGCATCAGAAGCAGAAACATGCCAAACTATGCGATCCTAGG aaaGTTTTAGTCACGCAACCAGCCCTACAAGCTTCCGGACTTCAAAAAGGAGAATGA
- the LOC136344977 gene encoding uncharacterized protein — MSNNGSTSQSSGNSSSSQENVVALQIPDTSESNFIRSGTVVRRATTNVPFREDRVTSTSSTEDDDLPPAEKNRKESQYRHSLAAITEKRNIKHLAAEFGKGSRAAMSLDSSTAHNTTNDPPIFFNNLLEHEDKSVSHTSSSYLSWIERVNSEYFDSVVPNTSVQDVDNKVGEWNNFWLNYSNARLRHLSTEQTFSSDGLFEKTVDDQEEDRKSLASSQRDVTEKNSMEYVMLTMDEVQETLKCSQRISEILQNAMKRSEPDEGSNESYYSQQISCPLMASVGDDAPPPPKTSSVMLSRERSISCVDHQTLQLHQKQMLKPNKQSSSTSCIDAILNSGVGDILKKVVMKRRDVSASEADQAKSARNSFSDYWTIR; from the exons ATGTCTAATAATGGTAGTACTTCCCAGTCTTCAGGCAATAGCTCTTCCAGCCAGGAAAATGTGGTGGCATTGCAGATTCCGGACACCTCAGAATCAAACTTTATTCGTAGTGGTACTGTGGTGAGGAGAGCTACTACTAATGTGCCGTTTAGAGAAGATAGAGTTACTTCCACTAGCAGTACTGAAGATG acGATTTGCCTCCAGCAGAAAAGAACAGGAAAGAGTCGCAGTATAGACATAGCTTAGCTGCTATAACGGAGAAGAGGAATATCAAGCATTTAGCTGCTGAGTTCGGGAAAGGAAGCAG AGCTGCCATGTCCCTGGATTCCTCCACCGCCCACAACACTACAAACGATCCTCcgattttctttaacaatctCCTGGAACACGAAGACAAAAGCGTTTCTCACACCAGCTCCAGCTACCTCAGCTGGATCGAAAGAGTCAATAGTGAATATTTCGATAGTGTCGTTCCCAACACCTCAG TTCAAGACGTGGACAATAAGGTGGGAGAATGGAACAATTTCTGGTTGAACTATAGCAACGCTCGTTTACGTCATTTATCTACTGAGCAAACCTTCAGTTCTGATGGTCTATTCGAGAAAACTGTGGACGATCAGGAGGAAGACCGCAAGAGCCTTGCGAGCTCCCAAAGGGATGTAACTGAGAAGAACTCCATGGAGTATGTAATGCTTACAATGGATGAG GTTCAAGAAACCTTGAAATGCTCCCAGAGAATATCAGAAATCCTGCAAAACGCCATGAAGCGCAGCGAGCCTGACGAAGGCTCTAACGAGTCCTATTACTCCCAGCAAATTTCATGCCCCTTAATG GCTTCAGTAGGAGATGACGCACCACCTCCGCCAAAAACATCGTCAGTGATGTTGAGCCGAGAGCGCTCAATATCTTGCGTAGACCACCAAACGTTGCAGCTACATCAAAAGCAGATGCTGAAGCCTAACAAGCAATCCTCCAGCACTAGCTGCATTGACGCCATATTGAACAGTGGAGTGGGGGACATTCTGAAGAAGGTAGTGATGAAACGTCGAGATGTGAGTGCCTCAGAGGCGGATCAGGCCAAATCGGCGAGGAACAGTTTTTCGGACTACTGGACCATTCGATAG
- the LOC136345047 gene encoding zinc finger Y-chromosomal protein 1-like isoform X1, whose protein sequence is MSSSLTLNEQSIVCRTCLKVLETRGSASFAFIDDENGYVNNVGNVREMLQFCIPELDLYVSSQPVICYQCLKILVQVYNFKIKCLNVENTIKSYIARNNLQEYNHVNLNCVLMDDLKMKSQSIQIENRIKDMMLKELPENSEKIESKPIKSPEPEKEVLGYNLLLTKPAIDIVTEDTQQWENDSKMDIQLDESDIDLKFESLRETESCDSSEDDSSINGDDLEGEISLEGEKPGSIVAVRKDLFEPSQPEMNQHSLLLNSQILNTNGKIIIKIDRKNLEPLTVVPTLSQPLQDTANASVVHENSGSNILSTSDGIENSPQIVAVESVAETEAETNNSYTCNKCNFVTDDVIKMYDHNRSTHNFDYTCQYCPFSTSKVELLGKHMTMVHPQNMIQKKTANFKVTENYACTLCPFSVKTIDLLRSHHLSAHRIPDGATPIVLNAAFGNMVNRVQPKILKRLEYTCDICPYSTKDKSNLRKHLFTHGTKPLKCDHCSYKCVSPYQLRRHQKQKHAKLCDPRSRNQPYKLPDFKKENDEAMDTFKVTLDNIKRELDKEINA, encoded by the exons ATGAGCAGCTCCCTCACATTGAATGAGCAAAGTATAGTTTGTAGGACTTGTTTGAAAGTATTGGAAACGCGGGGCTCCGCCAGTTTCGCATTTATAGACGACGAGAATGGCTATGTAAACAATGTGGGTAATGTAAGGGAAATGCTGCAGTTTTGTATACCTGAATTG GACCTCTATGTCTCATCTCAACCAGTAATTTGCtatcaatgtttaaaaatccTAGTCCAAGtgtataatttcaaaattaaatgccTAAATGTGGAAAACACTATAAAAAGCTATATAGCAAGGAATAATCTGCAAGAGTACAACCATGTCAATCTCAACTGCGTGCTTATGGACGATCTAAAGATGAAAAGCCAATCAATTCAAATTGAGAATCGAATCAAAGATATGATGCTAAAAGAACTCCCAGAAAATAGTGAGAAAATTGAGTCTAAACCAATTAAAAGCCCTGAACCTGAGAAAGAAGTATTGGgctacaatttattattaacaaaacctGCCATAGATATTGTCACTGAAGATACTCAGCAATGGGAGAATGATAGCAAAATGGATATTCAATTGGATGAGTCAGatatagatttaaaatttgaaagtctcAGGGAAACTGAATCTTGTGACTCGTCAGAAGATGACAGTTCGATTAATGGTGATGATTTAGAGGGAGAAATAAGCTTGGAAGGTGAAAAACCTGGAAGCATTGTGGCAGTACGGAAAGACCTTTTTGAGCCGTCGCAACCAGAAATGAACCAACATAGCTTACTTTTGAACagccaaattttaaatacaaatggcaaaattattataaagatTGATAGGAAAAATTTGGAACCATTAACTGTGGTTCCCACGTTAAGTCAGCCTTTACAAGATACTGCAAATGCAAGTGTTGTGCATGAAAACTCAGGAAGTAACATTCTGAGCACATCTGATGGTATAGAGAATTCACCTCAAATTGTGGCAGTTGAGAGTGTTGCTGAAACAGAGGCTGAAACTAATAATAGTTACACATgtaataaatgcaattttgtcACTGATgatgtaattaaaatgtatgacCACAATAGATCTACCCATAATTTTGATTATACTTGTCAGTATTGCCCATTTAGTACTTCAAAAGTTGAGCTTTTag GGAAACACATGACAATGGTGCATCCACAAAACATGATACAAAAAAAGACTGCAAACTTCAAAGTTACGGAAAACTACGCCTGTACTTTGTGTCCATTTAGCGTTAAAACCATCGATCTTTTAAGGTCGCATCATTTATCTGCCCACAGAATACCTGATGGAG CAACCCCTATAGTACTAAATGCTGCATTTGGTAACATGGTAAATCGGGTGCAACCGAAAATCCTCAAGAGATTAGAGTACACCTGCGATATATGCCCTTATTCCACTAAAGACAAGTCGAATTTGCGGAAGCATCTGTTCACGCATGGGACAAAGCCCTTGAAATGCGATCATTGCTCCTATAAGTGCGTTTCACCTTATCAATTGAGGCGGCATCAGAAGCAGAAACATGCCAAACTATGCGATCCTAGG TCACGCAACCAGCCCTACAAGCTTCCGGACTTCAAAAAGGAGAATGATGAGGCTATGGACACCTTCAAAGTAACCTTGGACAATATAAAACGGGAGCTGGACAAGGAAATTAATGCCTAG
- the GlyS gene encoding glycogen [starch] synthase, with amino-acid sequence MSRERSSSRRFYRGESYSNLLTCMDRGMTAEEQNRWTFEVAWEAANKVGGIYTVIRSKAYVSTEEMGDQYCLIGPYKEQCARTEVEEGPLSSNSLNQAVEVCRNKGFKVVTGRWLVDGNPQIILFDVGSGAWKLDEFKQELWDKTNIGVPHLDIEANDAIILGYMVADFIGEFRKVSEQDSDHSPPKIVVHFHEWQAGVGLIAIKTKHINVATVFTTHATLLGRYLCAGNTDFYNNLSKFVVDEEAGKRQIYHRYCMERAASHLADTFTTVSDITGYEAEHLLKRKPDVITPNGLNVKKFSALHEFQNLHALSKEKIHEFVRGHFYGHYDFDLDKTLYFFIAGRYEFGNKGADIFIEALARLNHYLKTSHPDITVVAFMIFPAKTNNFNVESLRGHAVTKSLRDSINDIQNKIGKRMYEICLSGRLPSGNELMMKEEMVRLKRCIFSLQRDGLPPVTTHNIIDDWNDPVLCHVRRCNLFNTTHDRVKMVFHPEFLSSTNPLFGLDYEEFVRGCHLGVFPSYYEPWGYTPAECTVMGIPSITTNLSGFGCFMQEHIADPQSYGIYIVDRRYIGLEDSVRQLANYMYDFARLSRRQRIIQRNRTERLSDMLDWRSLGVYYRQARLQALHKLFPDYVEEIENSIGTLKYPRPISEPPSPSSSRVTTPAASVHGSDDEGDSVDSEAELEELRNNQ; translated from the exons ATGTCCCGTGAGAGATCTAGTAGTAGGCGCTTTTACCGAGGAGAATCTTATTCCAACCTTTTAACATGCATGGACAGAGGAATGACTGCTGAAGAACAAAATAGGTGGACTTTTGAAGTTGCATGGGAGGCTGCAAACAAAG TTGGAGGCATCTACACAGTAATCCGCTCCAAAGCCTATGTTTCCACTGAAGAAATGGGAGATCAGTATTGCCTGATTGGCCCCTACAAGGAGCAGTGTGCTAGAACTGAAGTAGAGGAAGGGCCCCTTTCTTCAAACTCTTTAAACCAGGCAGTGGAAGTTTGTAGGAATAAGGGCTTTAAG GTTGTAACAGGCAGGTGGTTAGTTGATGGTAATCCTCAGATTATTCTCTTTGATGTGGGCAGTGGTGCTTGGAAATTGGACGAGTTTAAGCAAGAATTATGGGATAAAACTAATATTGGAGTGCCCCACTTGGATATTGAGGCCAATGATGCCATTATACTTGGGTATATGGTGGCTGATTTTATTGGCGAG tttaggAAAGTATCTGAACAAGACAGCGATCATTCCCCTCCAAAAATAGTAGTTCATTTTCATGAATGGCAAGCTGGAGTGGGCCTTATAGCCATTAAAACTAAACACATAAATGTAGCCACAGTATTCACAACGCATGCCACTCTTTTGGGGAGATATTTATGTGCTGGAAACActgatttttataataatttaagcaaa TTTGTAGTAGATGAAGAGGCTGGGAAAAGGCAAATTTATCATAGATATTGTATGGAAAGAGCTGCTTCTCATTTAGCAGATACCTTCACCACAGTTTCAGATATCACTG gatatgAGGCGGAGCATCTATTGAAACGTAAACCAGATGTTATCACCCCCAATGGACTTAATGTTAAGAAATTTTCTGCCTTGCACGAATTCCAAAACTTGCATGCGTTATCTAAAGAGAAAATTCACGAATTTGTGCGTGGGCACTTTTACGg CCACTATGATTTCGATCTAGACAAAACTTTATACTTTTTCATTGCTGGTAGATACGAATTCGGAAATAAAGGGGCAGATATCTTCATAGAAGCCCTAGCCAGATTAAATCActatttaaaa ACATCTCATCCGGATATAACCGTGGTCGCTTTTATGATTTTCCCAGcgaaaactaataatttcaaCGTTGAATCTTTGAGAGGTCATGCGGTCACCAAAAGTTTGAGGGATTCGATAAATgacatacaaaataaaattggaaagAGGATGTATGAGATTTGCTTGAG TGGAAGGCTGccttcgggaaatgaattgATGATGAAGGAGGAGATGGTTAGGTTAAAAAGGTGTATATTTTCGCTGCAGCGTGATGGGCTACCTCCTGTGACAACCCATAATATTATCG ACGACTGGAACGATCCTGTTTTATGTCACGTCCGCAGGTGCAATCTATTTAACACCACCCACGATAGAGTGAAG ATGGTCTTCCATCCCGAGTTCCTCAGTTCGACCAATCCCCTCTTCGGCCTGGACTATGAGGAATTCGTGCGTGGTTGCCATTTGGGTGTCTTTCCCAGCTACTATGAACCTTGGGGGTACACCCCCGCTGAATGTACTGTAATGGGCATCCCTAGTATCACCACCAATTTAAGCGGTTTCGGGTGCTTTATGCAGGAACATATTGCCGACCCGCAAAGCTACG GTATCTATATTGTCGATAGGCGATATATAGGTTTGGAAGATTCAGTACGACAGCTAGCCAATTACATGTATGATTTTGCGAGATTGAGTCGAAGACAAAGGATTATCCAAAGGAATAGAACCGAGAGGCTGAGCGACATGTTAGATTGGAGAAGTTTGGGAGtg TATTATCGTCAAGCCCGATTGCAAGCCCTTCATAAACTATTCCCTGATTATGTGGAAGAGATCGAAAACTCTATTGGAACTTTGAAGTATCCAAGACCTATTTCTGAGCCTCCCAGCCCCAGCTCGAGTCGAGTTACTACACCCGCCGCTTCAGTGCATGGGAGTGATGATGAGGGCGATTCCGTGGATAGTGAAGCAGAG CTTGAGGAGCTCCGCAATAATCAGTAA